In Actinoplanes sp. NBC_00393, a single genomic region encodes these proteins:
- a CDS encoding GNAT family N-acetyltransferase, with translation MTEALIDIVATPGRPGLRRWQAVTARGRVAGTAGLRPFLPTGQELHLYVEPRWRRRGIGSRLLATVRAESPGSRLLADVAAGSAAEAFCRWHGFRRTSSRRLDLLAYCDVHRAWLGELVDAEHPGYRLVQWTGDLPDAARIEELLRSPSSPGNAVLTAADADGDLAAYAVAVVGTFADPRARQYGPVVLPDHHGRRLGIWVNAALIQRLREVHPHIDEIETVTDDGDPHLLAVRKDLGFRALRRSHLYELIGGLS, from the coding sequence ATGACCGAGGCCTTGATCGACATTGTGGCGACGCCGGGTCGTCCGGGGCTCCGGCGATGGCAGGCGGTGACAGCGCGTGGCCGGGTGGCCGGGACGGCCGGCCTGCGGCCGTTCCTTCCGACCGGTCAAGAGCTGCATCTGTACGTGGAACCGCGCTGGCGGCGTCGCGGGATCGGCTCACGGTTGCTGGCGACCGTACGGGCGGAGAGTCCCGGCTCCCGTCTGCTCGCGGATGTGGCGGCGGGGTCGGCGGCGGAGGCGTTCTGCCGGTGGCACGGCTTCCGGCGTACCTCCTCCCGGCGTCTCGATCTGCTCGCCTACTGCGATGTGCACCGCGCCTGGCTGGGTGAGCTGGTCGACGCCGAGCACCCGGGATACCGCCTGGTCCAGTGGACCGGCGACCTGCCCGACGCGGCCCGGATCGAGGAACTGCTGCGCAGCCCGAGCAGTCCCGGCAACGCCGTGCTGACCGCCGCCGACGCGGACGGTGATCTGGCGGCGTACGCCGTGGCGGTCGTCGGGACGTTCGCCGATCCTCGCGCCCGTCAGTACGGCCCGGTCGTGCTGCCCGACCATCACGGACGCCGGCTGGGCATCTGGGTGAACGCCGCCCTGATCCAGCGGCTGCGGGAGGTCCACCCGCACATCGACGAGATCGAGACCGTCACCGACGACGGCGATCCGCACCTGCTCGCCGTACGCAAAGACCTGGGTTTCCGTGCTTTGCGGCGGTCCCACCTCTACGAGCTCATCGGAGGTCTGTCATGA
- a CDS encoding LysR family transcriptional regulator translates to MELRDIEIFLTLAEELHFGRTAERLHVTAARVSQSIKQQERRIGGALFERTSRSVRLTPLGERLRDRLGAGYREIMAGIEEAGATARGHAGTLTIGTFDTHSQEISALLDLFRQQNPQCELRIREVLPTDPLGGLRAGRVDVGVLWLPIREPDLVVGPELFTERLVLAVAPDHPLAGRDDVQVEDLGDYPVVSPEGPIPDYVWQAHTPATTPSGRPIRPGLSVVTLAEAFAAISGGDVISPIGAYAADSRLRRDIKFLPITDAPLLRYAPVWRSANETPLVRAFVQAATSSSSR, encoded by the coding sequence GTGGAACTGCGCGACATCGAGATCTTCCTGACCCTCGCCGAGGAACTGCATTTCGGGCGTACGGCCGAACGCCTCCACGTGACCGCGGCGCGGGTCAGTCAGTCGATCAAGCAGCAGGAGCGCCGGATCGGCGGCGCCCTGTTCGAGCGGACCAGCCGCAGCGTACGGCTCACCCCGCTCGGCGAACGGCTCCGCGACCGGCTCGGGGCGGGCTACCGCGAGATCATGGCGGGCATCGAGGAGGCCGGCGCGACCGCTCGCGGGCATGCCGGCACCCTGACCATCGGCACGTTCGACACCCACTCGCAGGAGATCTCCGCCCTGCTCGACCTGTTCCGGCAGCAGAACCCGCAGTGCGAGCTGCGCATCCGGGAGGTCCTGCCGACCGACCCGCTGGGCGGTCTGCGCGCCGGCCGGGTCGACGTCGGCGTGCTCTGGCTGCCGATCCGCGAACCCGACCTGGTCGTGGGGCCGGAGCTGTTCACCGAACGGCTGGTGCTGGCCGTCGCACCCGACCATCCGCTGGCCGGCCGGGACGACGTCCAGGTGGAGGACCTCGGCGACTACCCGGTGGTGTCGCCGGAGGGGCCGATTCCGGACTACGTGTGGCAGGCGCACACCCCGGCCACGACCCCGTCCGGCCGGCCGATCCGGCCCGGACTCAGCGTGGTCACCTTGGCGGAGGCCTTCGCGGCGATCAGCGGCGGCGACGTGATCTCCCCGATCGGGGCCTACGCGGCCGACTCCCGCCTGCGCCGCGACATCAAGTTCCTGCCGATCACCGACGCGCCGCTGCTGCGGTACGCGCCGGTGTGGCGCAGCGCCAACGAGACGCCCCTGGTCCGCGCCTTCGTCCAGGCCGCCACCAGCTCGAGTTCCCGCTGA
- a CDS encoding AAA family ATPase — translation MSADRDPAQVHQEIHVAGDARAYVVGVGSLVVNVRDDPADPHGRRLVETYERHSRQELLRGMTQLVRERAAHTLAAAVTRAYGAEFHLPVTFAYAPHVVDGRALRPWERPGVQVEHRSVQAVADASGGLLVIAGPAGAGKSTLLHQLAEALTRAAAAPVDGNVISQLPLLLPVASRFEAQQFGGTAPKSFLEWVTRQAEIDFRVPARTVRAWLETGQIYLLLDDMNALGDEERETFVTELIGFHRSCPGNHIVLATRTEDLTSVPVRLPFHAVEVEAPSAEAVSAALAGSPVNAVARELLRTPLDVAAAALASHTAPAVDLDVSDAAELRERVIGSYVDHVLAAEDVRQEFDPPTARRYAGSLAALMAEHHKAFVVGVPDPRWIGGTGLRRLIRYGPRLIGYPLTALLVAGCGYLLGGWLVALVAAATAMLLMRLTFFSPEGLHDPYEGLRGAPGRTRREFIGRRLFDFPVRLTALAAEGLLVAWVVARAIQSPTRSGLSMAAIVVASGAYLCYQLLTRSVPADPDQYEDLSSGRDPMRWRTFGVLTAAMAFAIGVVGAICGLLLGLLINWGMARPGVRATIETYRALDQEPWGHLNAAALSYLDAALAGAPLGRWYLEPAWPWLCAALVALMVILPVATLFLAAGVASSLAPAAISIEDRLPPQYRAFLDHLVRTTLMIKLNGRYSFNHPLIADFLRRSWTSPG, via the coding sequence ATGAGCGCTGACCGCGATCCCGCGCAGGTTCATCAGGAGATCCATGTCGCGGGCGACGCCCGCGCCTACGTCGTGGGCGTCGGCTCGCTGGTGGTCAACGTCCGCGACGACCCGGCCGACCCGCACGGGCGCCGGCTGGTCGAGACGTACGAGCGGCACAGCCGGCAGGAGCTGCTGCGCGGGATGACACAGCTGGTGCGCGAGCGTGCCGCGCACACCCTGGCCGCCGCGGTCACCCGCGCGTACGGCGCCGAGTTCCACCTCCCGGTCACCTTCGCCTACGCCCCGCACGTCGTCGACGGCCGGGCGCTGCGGCCGTGGGAGCGCCCCGGCGTGCAGGTCGAGCACCGCAGCGTGCAGGCCGTGGCGGACGCCTCCGGTGGCCTGCTGGTGATCGCCGGGCCGGCGGGCGCGGGCAAATCCACCCTGCTCCACCAGCTGGCCGAGGCGCTGACGCGGGCCGCCGCGGCGCCGGTGGACGGCAACGTCATCTCGCAGCTTCCGCTGCTGCTGCCGGTCGCCTCCCGCTTCGAGGCACAACAGTTCGGCGGTACGGCGCCGAAGTCCTTCCTGGAGTGGGTCACCCGGCAAGCGGAGATCGACTTCCGGGTGCCGGCCCGTACGGTGCGCGCCTGGCTGGAGACCGGCCAGATCTACCTGCTGCTCGACGACATGAACGCGCTGGGCGACGAGGAGCGGGAGACGTTCGTCACCGAGCTGATCGGGTTCCACCGCTCGTGTCCCGGCAACCACATCGTCCTGGCGACCCGCACGGAGGACCTGACCTCGGTGCCGGTCCGGCTGCCGTTCCACGCCGTGGAGGTCGAGGCGCCCAGCGCGGAGGCGGTGTCGGCCGCGCTCGCCGGTTCGCCGGTGAACGCCGTCGCCCGGGAACTGCTGCGGACCCCGCTGGACGTGGCGGCCGCCGCACTCGCGTCGCATACCGCCCCGGCCGTGGACCTCGACGTCAGTGACGCCGCTGAGCTGCGCGAACGGGTGATCGGCAGCTACGTCGACCACGTGCTCGCAGCCGAGGACGTCCGGCAGGAGTTCGATCCGCCGACGGCCCGGCGCTATGCAGGCTCCCTGGCCGCGCTGATGGCCGAACACCACAAGGCGTTCGTGGTGGGCGTGCCGGACCCGCGCTGGATCGGTGGCACCGGCCTGCGCCGGTTGATCCGGTACGGGCCCCGGCTGATCGGCTACCCGCTGACCGCGCTGCTGGTGGCCGGCTGCGGGTATCTCCTCGGCGGGTGGCTCGTCGCGCTGGTCGCCGCGGCCACGGCGATGCTGCTCATGCGCCTGACCTTCTTCAGCCCGGAGGGCCTGCACGACCCCTACGAGGGTCTGCGCGGGGCGCCCGGCAGGACGCGACGGGAGTTCATCGGGCGACGGCTGTTCGACTTTCCCGTACGCCTGACCGCGCTGGCAGCCGAGGGACTCCTGGTGGCCTGGGTGGTGGCCCGCGCCATCCAGTCCCCGACCCGCTCGGGGTTGAGCATGGCGGCCATCGTCGTCGCGTCGGGGGCGTACCTCTGCTATCAGCTGCTCACCCGCAGCGTGCCCGCCGACCCTGACCAGTACGAAGATCTCAGCTCGGGCCGCGACCCGATGCGGTGGCGCACCTTCGGCGTCCTGACCGCTGCCATGGCCTTCGCCATCGGTGTGGTGGGAGCGATCTGCGGCCTGCTCCTGGGCCTGCTGATCAACTGGGGCATGGCCCGCCCCGGTGTCCGGGCCACCATCGAGACGTATCGGGCCCTCGACCAGGAGCCCTGGGGCCACCTGAACGCGGCGGCGCTGTCCTACCTGGACGCCGCGCTCGCCGGGGCGCCGCTGGGCAGGTGGTACCTCGAGCCCGCCTGGCCCTGGCTCTGCGCCGCCCTCGTCGCGCTCATGGTGATCCTGCCGGTGGCGACACTGTTTCTCGCCGCGGGCGTCGCCAGCAGCCTCGCGCCGGCAGCGATCAGCATCGAGGATCGGTTGCCGCCGCAGTACCGGGCGTTCCTGGACCATCTGGTACGCACGACGCTCATGATCAAACTGAACGGCCGCTATTCGTTCAACCACCCACTGATCGCCGACTTCCTGCGCCGGTCCTGGACGTCGCCGGGGTGA
- a CDS encoding peptide chain release factor 3 — MSQSVLGSAGVAAQAGRRRTFAVISHPDAGKSTMTEALALHARVIGQAGAVHGKGDRRGVVSDWMAMEQERGISVTSAALQFSYRDTVINLLDTPGHADFSEDTYRVLTAVDSAVMLLDAAKGLEPQTLKLFEVCRQRGIPVMTFINKWDRPGLDALALMDEIEQRIGLRPTPLTWPVGIAGHFHGVVDRRTGVFTRMQRSPGGADLAIEEEMSAAEAAQQFGGDWDTANEELELLALSEADYDEKDFLAGRSTPVLFGAAVANLGVRQLLNVLLELAPAPSARPTVSGTDRPVDGTFSGFVFKIQANMNRTHRDQLAFVRVCSGRFERGMVVTHAGTGKPFTTKYAQQMFGQGRDTIDEAFPGDVIGLVNATALGIGDTLYAGDAVQFPPLPSFPPEHFAVVRTSDTSTFKRFRRGIEQLDGEGVVQVLRSEQRGDQAPVFAAVGPMQFEVATHRLEAEFGVKVQLDRLPYEVAARTDAAGREILRTEANVEVMTRVRDGALLAVFPHKWRMRTIAGRHPELRLD; from the coding sequence GTGAGTCAGAGCGTGCTGGGTTCGGCGGGGGTGGCCGCTCAGGCCGGCCGGAGGCGTACGTTCGCGGTGATCTCGCACCCCGACGCCGGTAAGTCGACGATGACCGAGGCCCTGGCCCTGCACGCCCGGGTGATCGGGCAGGCCGGCGCGGTGCACGGCAAGGGTGACCGGCGCGGCGTGGTCTCCGACTGGATGGCGATGGAGCAGGAGCGTGGCATCTCGGTCACCTCGGCCGCGCTGCAGTTCTCCTACCGCGACACCGTGATCAACCTGCTGGACACGCCCGGCCACGCCGACTTCTCCGAGGACACCTACCGGGTGCTGACCGCGGTCGACAGCGCGGTGATGCTGCTGGACGCGGCGAAAGGCCTGGAGCCGCAGACGCTGAAGCTGTTCGAGGTGTGCCGCCAGCGCGGCATCCCGGTGATGACCTTCATCAACAAGTGGGACCGCCCCGGCCTGGACGCCCTCGCGCTGATGGACGAGATCGAGCAGCGGATCGGGCTGCGGCCGACCCCGCTGACCTGGCCGGTGGGCATCGCCGGGCACTTCCACGGCGTGGTCGACCGGCGCACCGGCGTGTTCACCCGGATGCAGCGCTCCCCCGGCGGCGCCGACCTCGCCATCGAGGAGGAGATGAGCGCGGCGGAGGCGGCGCAGCAGTTCGGCGGGGACTGGGACACCGCCAACGAGGAGCTGGAGCTGCTCGCGCTGAGCGAGGCCGACTACGACGAGAAGGACTTCCTGGCGGGCCGGAGCACGCCGGTGCTGTTCGGCGCGGCGGTCGCCAACCTCGGGGTCCGGCAGCTGCTGAACGTGCTGCTCGAGCTGGCGCCCGCACCCTCCGCGCGGCCGACCGTGTCGGGCACCGACCGGCCGGTCGACGGGACCTTCTCCGGTTTCGTGTTCAAGATCCAGGCGAACATGAACCGCACCCACCGCGATCAGCTCGCCTTCGTACGGGTCTGTTCCGGCCGGTTCGAGCGGGGCATGGTGGTCACCCACGCCGGCACCGGCAAGCCGTTCACCACCAAGTACGCGCAGCAGATGTTCGGCCAGGGCCGCGACACCATCGACGAGGCGTTCCCGGGTGACGTGATCGGCCTGGTCAACGCGACCGCGCTGGGCATCGGCGACACCCTGTACGCCGGGGACGCGGTGCAGTTCCCGCCGCTGCCGTCGTTCCCGCCGGAGCACTTCGCCGTCGTGCGCACCTCGGACACCTCGACGTTCAAGCGGTTCCGGCGCGGCATCGAGCAGCTCGACGGCGAGGGCGTGGTGCAGGTGCTGCGCTCGGAGCAGCGCGGCGACCAGGCGCCGGTGTTCGCCGCGGTGGGCCCGATGCAGTTCGAGGTCGCCACGCACCGCCTCGAGGCCGAGTTCGGGGTCAAGGTGCAGCTCGACCGCCTGCCGTACGAGGTGGCCGCCCGCACCGACGCCGCCGGCCGGGAGATCCTGCGCACCGAGGCGAACGTCGAGGTGATGACCCGGGTCCGCGACGGCGCCCTGCTCGCGGTGTTCCCGCACAAGTGGCGGATGCGCACTATCGCCGGCCGGCACCCGGAGCTGCGACTCGACTGA
- a CDS encoding amino acid ABC transporter ATP-binding protein: MSTIEISHLHKSFGKLEVLRGIDLSVEPGEVVCVIGPSGSGKSTLLRCVNLLEEPTSGSIRVAGVEVTDPDCDIDAVRRGIGMVFQQFNLFGHLTVRENVTIAQRRVLKRSRAEAGRIAAENLDRVGLADKAESYPAQLSGGQQQRAAIARSLAMEPQLMLFDEPTSALDPELVGEVLAVMRGLADEGMTMLVVTHEMAFAREVASRVVFMDAGVIVEQGPPAELFGSPREERTREFLHRVLEPARVSETEIGAHLAD; encoded by the coding sequence GTGTCCACCATCGAGATCAGCCACCTGCACAAGTCCTTCGGCAAGTTGGAGGTGCTGCGCGGCATCGACCTGTCGGTCGAGCCCGGCGAGGTGGTCTGCGTGATCGGTCCGTCCGGATCCGGCAAGTCCACGCTGCTGCGCTGCGTGAACCTGCTCGAGGAGCCGACGTCCGGCTCGATCCGGGTGGCCGGCGTCGAGGTCACCGACCCGGACTGCGACATCGACGCGGTACGCCGCGGCATCGGCATGGTCTTCCAGCAGTTCAACCTGTTCGGTCACCTGACCGTCCGGGAGAACGTCACCATCGCCCAGCGCCGGGTCCTGAAACGCAGCCGTGCCGAGGCCGGCCGGATCGCGGCGGAGAACCTCGACCGGGTCGGCCTCGCCGACAAGGCGGAGTCCTATCCGGCGCAGCTGTCCGGCGGTCAGCAGCAGCGCGCCGCCATCGCCCGCTCGCTGGCGATGGAACCGCAGCTGATGCTCTTCGACGAGCCGACCAGCGCGCTGGATCCGGAGCTGGTCGGTGAGGTGCTCGCGGTCATGCGGGGACTGGCCGACGAGGGCATGACCATGCTCGTGGTCACCCACGAGATGGCCTTCGCCCGTGAGGTCGCCTCCCGCGTCGTCTTCATGGACGCCGGGGTGATCGTCGAACAGGGCCCGCCGGCCGAACTGTTCGGCAGTCCCCGCGAGGAGCGCACCCGCGAGTTCCTGCACCGGGTACTGGAGCCGGCCCGGGTCAGCGAGACCGAGATCGGCGCGCACCTGGCGGACTGA
- a CDS encoding amino acid ABC transporter permease translates to MIKLTPRRRRRIFRVAGYVVFLLVILAVVAAADWGSLSEAFFRLDIARSMFPDAITIALRNTIIYTLLAFVFGLTLGLILALMRLSTILPYRWFATAYIELFRGLPALLVLFMVGYGVPLAFPDREIPGGVYGSVTIGLGLTAAAYMAETIRAGIQAVPKGQLEAARTLGMSHPRAMVSIVLPQAFRIVIPPLTNEIILLTKDTSLVYVLGVTATTIELTKFAGDTLNTRVNPTPLVVAGLLYLVITLPLSQVVRALERRAGRER, encoded by the coding sequence ATGATCAAGCTGACCCCACGCCGGCGGCGACGGATCTTCCGCGTCGCCGGCTACGTCGTCTTCCTGCTGGTCATCCTGGCGGTGGTGGCCGCCGCGGACTGGGGCAGCCTGTCCGAGGCGTTCTTCCGCCTCGACATCGCCCGCAGCATGTTCCCGGACGCGATCACGATCGCGCTGCGCAACACCATCATCTACACGTTGCTGGCGTTCGTGTTCGGTCTGACGCTCGGGCTGATCCTCGCGCTGATGCGGCTGTCGACGATCCTGCCGTACCGCTGGTTCGCCACCGCCTACATCGAACTGTTCCGCGGGCTGCCCGCCCTACTGGTGCTGTTCATGGTCGGGTACGGCGTGCCGCTCGCCTTCCCGGACCGGGAGATCCCCGGCGGCGTCTACGGCTCGGTCACGATCGGCCTCGGGCTCACCGCCGCGGCGTACATGGCGGAGACCATCCGCGCCGGCATCCAGGCCGTCCCGAAAGGACAGCTCGAGGCCGCCCGTACGCTCGGCATGTCCCATCCCCGCGCGATGGTCTCCATCGTGCTGCCGCAGGCGTTCCGCATCGTCATCCCACCGCTGACCAACGAGATCATCCTGCTCACCAAGGACACCTCCCTGGTGTACGTCCTCGGCGTCACCGCGACGACGATCGAACTGACCAAGTTCGCCGGGGACACGCTCAACACGCGGGTCAACCCGACACCGCTGGTGGTGGCCGGGCTGCTCTACCTGGTGATCACCCTGCCGCTGTCACAGGTCGTCCGCGCGCTGGAGCGCCGGGCCGGAAGGGAGAGGTGA
- a CDS encoding basic amino acid ABC transporter substrate-binding protein encodes MKMLGHARQAAVLAAATMLVIGGAAGCAKEDTGGTTESGVPLIKTGALTTCTHLPYAPFQSKDQSGKVVGFDVALIDLVAAKLGVTQEIVDTPFEGIKSGADLNSGKCDVAAAGMTITEERKKVLDFSEPYFDATQALATQTGKEVKTLEEMVGKRLGVQGGTTGEEYINGQVKEKSLDIKVVSYRDLAALQQALATNQIEGAVNDLPVWNEYIKANPGKVVVATGFDTGEQYGFAVKKGNAELLKTVNEAIAAARSDGTYDKIYAEWIGAKPAS; translated from the coding sequence ATGAAGATGCTGGGACATGCTCGTCAAGCGGCCGTCCTCGCGGCCGCCACGATGCTGGTGATCGGCGGCGCCGCGGGCTGCGCCAAGGAGGACACCGGCGGCACCACCGAGAGCGGCGTGCCGCTGATCAAGACCGGCGCGCTGACCACGTGCACCCACCTTCCGTACGCGCCGTTCCAGTCGAAGGACCAGTCCGGCAAGGTGGTCGGATTCGACGTCGCGCTGATCGACCTGGTCGCCGCCAAGCTCGGTGTGACACAGGAGATCGTGGACACCCCGTTCGAGGGCATCAAGTCCGGCGCCGACCTGAACTCCGGCAAGTGCGATGTGGCCGCGGCAGGCATGACCATCACCGAGGAACGCAAGAAGGTGCTGGACTTCTCCGAGCCGTACTTCGACGCCACCCAGGCGCTCGCCACGCAGACCGGTAAGGAGGTCAAGACCCTCGAGGAGATGGTCGGCAAGCGCCTCGGCGTGCAGGGCGGCACCACCGGCGAGGAGTACATCAACGGCCAGGTCAAGGAGAAGAGCCTGGACATCAAGGTGGTGTCGTACCGGGACCTCGCCGCGCTGCAGCAGGCGCTGGCGACCAACCAGATCGAGGGGGCCGTCAACGACCTGCCGGTCTGGAACGAGTACATCAAGGCCAACCCCGGCAAGGTCGTGGTGGCCACCGGCTTCGACACCGGCGAGCAGTACGGCTTCGCCGTGAAGAAGGGCAACGCGGAGCTTCTCAAGACGGTCAACGAGGCCATCGCGGCGGCCCGCAGCGACGGTACGTACGACAAGATCTACGCCGAGTGGATCGGTGCGAAGCCGGCTTCATGA
- a CDS encoding inositol monophosphatase family protein, whose translation MDRDLIAARDLAAGLAVRAGRLQLERRDTLKVGTPKAHANDVVSDVDIASESLIVDAIQQDWADDAVQAEEGHGRAGTSGWTWVIDPLDGTRNYISRTGPWSVCIALYHGEQARVAVVHDPAAGETFSAVAGGGAFLNGEPISGSSGPPMAEALVGVSFQPNPRTKERTGKVIRELLPRVGDIRRIPAALNLVYQAAGRLDGGLALDTNLWDIAAGALIAWEAGVVLGGHGPEFSTELTIGAAAPLWPDLSKLVRSVA comes from the coding sequence ATGGATCGAGATCTCATCGCGGCGCGCGACCTCGCCGCCGGCCTGGCGGTCCGCGCCGGCCGGTTGCAGCTGGAGCGACGCGACACCCTGAAAGTCGGCACGCCGAAGGCGCACGCCAACGACGTCGTCTCCGATGTCGACATCGCCAGCGAGAGCCTGATCGTCGACGCGATCCAGCAGGACTGGGCCGACGACGCGGTGCAGGCCGAGGAGGGTCACGGCCGGGCCGGCACGAGCGGCTGGACCTGGGTGATCGATCCGCTGGACGGCACCCGCAACTACATCAGCCGGACCGGCCCGTGGTCGGTGTGCATCGCGCTGTACCACGGGGAGCAGGCCCGGGTGGCGGTCGTACACGATCCGGCCGCCGGCGAGACGTTCAGCGCGGTCGCCGGCGGCGGCGCGTTCCTCAACGGCGAGCCGATCTCCGGGTCGAGCGGCCCGCCCATGGCGGAGGCACTGGTCGGGGTCAGTTTCCAGCCCAACCCGCGGACCAAGGAACGCACCGGCAAGGTGATCCGCGAGCTGCTGCCCCGGGTCGGTGACATCCGCCGGATCCCGGCGGCGCTGAACCTGGTGTACCAGGCCGCCGGCCGGCTGGACGGCGGGCTGGCACTGGACACGAACCTGTGGGACATCGCCGCCGGCGCCCTGATCGCCTGGGAGGCCGGTGTGGTGCTCGGCGGGCACGGCCCGGAGTTCTCCACCGAGCTCACCATCGGCGCCGCCGCTCCGCTGTGGCCCGACCTGTCCAAGCTGGTCCGCTCGGTCGCCTGA
- a CDS encoding SGNH/GDSL hydrolase family protein produces MRITRPRKVVVAAFAWVILTPVAAVAQEPILSADGSSAAWVDAWTGSAQGVYPVGYSVAQPGPPGPAGPGNTAPLLTAAFPDDQARNQTLRMIVHPSVEGTSWRIRLTNEFGTRPVTFGRAAVGLQSSGANLKAGSNRALTFGGRRSVTVAAGRTVLSDPVSVKVTDAQSQDLAVSLHVAGASGPMTWHAAAFTTSYLSDQNAGDHTGDVADTAFPHSTTSWFFVSEAQVQRRDAATVVAFGDSITDGFFATLNEKDRWPDVLQRRLDERRPDSRPISVVTEAIGGNMVTRIGRTPGGCTPCDGPPALDRLDRDVLDRPGVRAVILLEGINDLGGGGATAEQVIAGYREIIRRVHARGIKIIGATLTPSAGTAFGLYGTPETDAKRRTINTFIRTSGEFDGVADFSAATEDPANPGHLLPAYDTNSSAGGPGDHLHPNRAGFLAMAAAVDVAQLERFVAAPAGKKAA; encoded by the coding sequence ATGCGCATCACACGTCCGAGGAAAGTCGTTGTCGCCGCCTTCGCGTGGGTGATTCTCACGCCGGTGGCCGCCGTGGCGCAGGAACCGATCCTGAGCGCCGACGGCTCGTCGGCCGCCTGGGTCGACGCCTGGACCGGGTCGGCCCAGGGCGTCTACCCGGTCGGCTACTCCGTCGCCCAGCCCGGACCGCCCGGCCCCGCCGGACCGGGCAACACGGCGCCACTGCTGACCGCCGCGTTCCCCGACGACCAGGCACGCAACCAGACGCTGCGCATGATCGTGCACCCCAGCGTCGAGGGCACGAGCTGGCGCATCCGGTTGACCAACGAGTTCGGCACCCGGCCGGTGACCTTCGGGCGCGCGGCGGTGGGCCTGCAGTCCAGCGGCGCCAACCTCAAGGCCGGTTCGAACCGCGCGCTGACCTTCGGCGGCCGGCGCTCGGTCACGGTCGCGGCGGGCCGGACCGTGCTGAGCGACCCGGTGTCCGTCAAAGTCACCGACGCACAGTCGCAGGATCTCGCGGTCAGCCTGCACGTCGCCGGGGCGAGCGGACCGATGACCTGGCACGCGGCGGCCTTCACCACCTCGTACCTGTCCGACCAGAACGCCGGTGATCACACCGGGGACGTCGCCGACACCGCGTTCCCGCACTCCACCACCTCGTGGTTCTTCGTCTCCGAGGCGCAGGTCCAGCGCCGCGACGCCGCGACCGTGGTGGCGTTCGGCGACTCGATCACCGACGGCTTCTTCGCCACGCTCAACGAGAAGGACCGGTGGCCGGACGTCCTGCAGCGCCGGTTGGACGAACGACGGCCGGACAGCCGGCCGATCTCGGTGGTCACCGAGGCGATCGGCGGCAACATGGTCACCCGGATCGGGCGTACGCCCGGCGGCTGCACCCCCTGCGACGGGCCGCCCGCGCTCGACCGGCTCGACCGCGACGTGCTCGACCGCCCCGGCGTGCGGGCCGTCATCCTGCTCGAGGGCATCAACGACCTGGGTGGTGGGGGCGCCACCGCGGAGCAGGTCATCGCCGGATACCGGGAGATCATCCGGCGGGTGCACGCGCGCGGCATCAAGATCATCGGGGCCACCCTGACGCCGTCCGCCGGCACCGCATTCGGTCTCTACGGCACCCCGGAGACCGACGCCAAGCGCCGGACGATCAACACCTTCATCCGTACGAGCGGCGAGTTCGACGGCGTCGCCGACTTCTCGGCGGCGACCGAGGACCCGGCGAACCCGGGGCACCTGCTGCCGGCGTACGACACCAACAGCAGCGCCGGCGGCCCCGGTGACCACCTGCACCCCAACCGGGCCGGTTTCCTCGCGATGGCCGCCGCCGTCGACGTGGCCCAGCTGGAGCGCTTCGTCGCGGCCCCGGCCGGGAAGAAAGCCGCCTGA